In the genome of Gemmatimonadota bacterium, one region contains:
- a CDS encoding LLM class flavin-dependent oxidoreductase, which produces MIDYGMFLMPVHDPTKPPGQCYDEDMELLVRSEELGFSEFWIGEHHSSSYENIVMPEIFIGKALGLTSRMRLGAAPVCLPYHHPAHVAGRLAFLDHLSHGRLNICFGPGAIPTDMEMYGIRPEDSGAMVGEAIQMIMTLWTTDPPYDINGRFWQMHVGREVREDLGMGVYLKPLQKPHPPLSVPVIMRDSAGTRIAGQKGYSPFSHHMVAANVLANHWETYADGARSADQEPDRRKWKISRNIFVAETTKEAREHARNNSLGKCLDYIMQLTDLGPGRGLWKRDPDMPDSECTLDYMMDEQVIAGDPDECVRQLHRMMEETGEFGTFIMTAHDWDDRAAWINCLELFANEVMPRFNRSLGYA; this is translated from the coding sequence ATGATCGACTATGGCATGTTCCTCATGCCGGTGCATGATCCGACCAAGCCTCCGGGGCAGTGCTACGACGAAGACATGGAACTGCTGGTGCGATCGGAGGAGCTCGGGTTCAGCGAGTTCTGGATCGGTGAGCACCACTCGTCGAGCTACGAGAACATCGTCATGCCCGAGATCTTCATCGGCAAGGCCCTGGGACTCACCAGCCGCATGCGGCTCGGCGCCGCGCCCGTGTGCCTGCCCTACCACCATCCCGCCCACGTGGCCGGCCGCCTGGCCTTCCTGGATCACCTCTCCCACGGCCGGTTGAACATCTGTTTCGGTCCCGGCGCCATCCCGACCGACATGGAGATGTACGGGATCCGCCCCGAGGACTCCGGCGCCATGGTGGGCGAGGCGATCCAGATGATCATGACCCTGTGGACGACCGATCCACCCTACGACATCAACGGACGTTTCTGGCAGATGCACGTGGGCCGGGAAGTCCGCGAAGACCTGGGCATGGGGGTTTACCTGAAGCCCCTGCAGAAGCCCCATCCTCCTCTGTCTGTCCCGGTGATCATGCGGGATTCGGCCGGGACCCGCATCGCGGGACAGAAGGGCTATTCTCCCTTCAGCCACCACATGGTCGCGGCCAACGTCCTGGCGAACCACTGGGAGACCTACGCCGACGGCGCCCGGTCAGCGGACCAGGAACCGGACAGGCGCAAGTGGAAGATCTCCCGCAACATCTTCGTGGCGGAGACGACGAAGGAAGCCCGCGAACATGCCCGGAACAACTCCCTGGGCAAGTGCCTGGACTACATCATGCAGCTCACCGACCTGGGACCGGGACGGGGGCTGTGGAAGCGGGACCCGGACATGCCCGACTCGGAGTGCACGCTGGACTACATGATGGACGAGCAGGTCATCGCCGGCGACCCCGACGAGTGCGTGCGGCAGCTGCACCGCATGATGGAGGAGACGGGCGAATTCGGCACCTTCATCATGACCGCCCACGACTGGGACGACAGGGCGGCCTGGATCAACTGCCTCGAGCTCTTCGCGAACGAAGTCATGCCGAGGTTCAACCGGTCGCTGGGCTACGCCTGA
- a CDS encoding NAD(P)-dependent oxidoreductase, producing MKNVLLLGASGNIAPFIIPGLEQHYNLRLADIRPHPHGKPTMHVDMGDYGQVLEAARGMDAIMNWTVVRQDPVASFAVSVRGAWHVMKAAAELGISKILHTGPEIIIPGYFHDHDIGDVPQAPGTAYYMLTKHLAMEICRIYARKYRIHTVCYQFNGLGPMPEEQVRNTDHPPFTIVYDDLVEACRLALEIDEVPDYFQAFNMGSYLQQGKYTIDKARRILGYEPRTNPQRFFKRPVTAG from the coding sequence ATGAAAAACGTCCTCCTCCTGGGCGCCTCCGGCAACATCGCGCCGTTTATCATCCCCGGCCTCGAGCAACACTACAACCTGCGCCTGGCCGATATCCGTCCCCATCCACACGGCAAACCCACCATGCACGTGGACATGGGCGACTACGGGCAGGTGCTGGAAGCCGCCCGCGGCATGGACGCGATCATGAACTGGACCGTGGTCCGGCAGGACCCCGTGGCGAGTTTCGCCGTGTCCGTCCGGGGCGCCTGGCACGTGATGAAGGCGGCGGCGGAACTTGGCATTTCGAAAATCCTGCACACGGGCCCGGAGATCATCATCCCCGGCTACTTCCACGACCACGACATCGGCGATGTTCCCCAGGCGCCGGGCACGGCCTACTATATGCTGACCAAGCACCTGGCCATGGAGATCTGCAGGATCTACGCCCGCAAGTACCGGATACACACCGTATGCTATCAGTTCAACGGACTGGGGCCCATGCCCGAAGAGCAGGTGAGGAATACCGACCATCCGCCCTTCACCATCGTCTACGACGACCTGGTAGAGGCCTGCCGGCTGGCCCTGGAAATCGACGAAGTACCGGACTATTTCCAGGCCTTCAACATGGGCAGCTACCTGCAGCAGGGCAAATACACCATCGACAAGGCCCGGCGCATCCTCGGCTACGAACCCCGGACCAACCCCCAGCGGTTCTTCAAACGGCCGGTGACGGCGGGATGA
- a CDS encoding SpoIIE family protein phosphatase, with product MKGEILQNARFGHILRRTLKRLAPDTWMKRCAYAGLIMAAASFLFTWFVVFVLAITLLAVSAIYYTWKTFSWLRNRLLWKVRNRLLVSFIFVGLAPLCIASLVSLLIGWLWIGTLGTNLVARHIEETTDRLDHLPLEIQLALLRTASDDRQPLAGIVDEIVRNNPDLSGLSISVFEDGRPVHATPPYNSLEPHPDWLLREDHFADMVYDSLPTGLPDGRSPLSFRAGGVIGFRDRSLYVLASMPLGEDYRTKIWEDLGAQVSFQSGPGNLEEFSSVEPPPSTEEWRQLPLGLGTLQVPWFFVFPARSWQHGINNLMILGLNLDPIHLFEATASADMLLTGLPELFYIVIILCAVFVCFELVSFMIGLLVSRRITTAVRGLYEGTEAIRSGRMDFRVEEKTRDQLGELSRSFNTMAQSIEMLMNEEREKERIETELSMAREVQARFIPNVPPQRGPLELAGAWIPARTVSGDYYDFIEHRNRTLDIVVGDISGKGISAALMMAGLQASLRSQALDPALEGSPERLSRLMSRLNVYLCHSTAPERFATLFICTFHAETSRLNYCCAGHNPPLLLREGRDDITLLENGGCPIGLFPEVEFEESSIRVDPGDLFAVYTDGITDALNTKDEDFGEARLRQVLSRNRNRPSEDILDRILASVRDFSLGAEQFDDQTAVIGRVR from the coding sequence ATGAAGGGCGAAATACTACAAAACGCACGATTCGGGCATATCCTCCGCCGGACGTTGAAGCGGCTGGCCCCCGATACGTGGATGAAGCGTTGCGCCTATGCGGGACTGATCATGGCGGCGGCGTCCTTTCTGTTCACCTGGTTCGTCGTGTTCGTACTGGCGATCACCCTCCTGGCCGTCAGCGCCATCTACTACACCTGGAAGACGTTCTCCTGGCTTCGGAACCGTCTGCTTTGGAAAGTCCGGAACCGCCTGCTCGTGTCGTTCATTTTCGTCGGCCTCGCTCCCCTTTGCATCGCTTCTCTGGTCAGCCTGCTCATCGGATGGCTCTGGATCGGAACCCTGGGTACCAACCTGGTCGCCCGCCATATCGAAGAGACGACCGATCGGCTTGATCACCTCCCGCTCGAGATACAATTGGCCCTGCTGAGAACGGCTTCGGACGACAGACAGCCATTGGCCGGGATCGTGGACGAGATCGTACGGAACAATCCGGACCTTTCCGGCCTGTCGATCAGCGTATTCGAGGATGGCCGTCCTGTGCATGCAACTCCGCCTTACAATTCGCTGGAGCCACACCCGGACTGGTTGCTCCGGGAGGACCATTTCGCCGACATGGTCTATGACAGCCTGCCGACCGGCCTGCCTGACGGCCGTTCCCCGCTGTCCTTTCGCGCCGGCGGCGTGATCGGATTCCGTGACCGAAGTCTCTACGTCCTCGCTTCCATGCCTCTGGGGGAAGACTACCGGACGAAGATATGGGAAGACTTAGGCGCGCAGGTCTCGTTTCAGTCCGGACCTGGAAATCTAGAGGAGTTCTCCTCCGTGGAGCCTCCTCCCTCGACCGAAGAATGGCGCCAGTTGCCGCTTGGACTGGGTACGCTTCAGGTACCCTGGTTCTTTGTCTTCCCCGCCAGATCCTGGCAGCATGGCATAAACAACCTGATGATCCTGGGCCTGAATCTGGACCCGATACATCTATTCGAAGCCACCGCCAGTGCAGACATGCTGCTGACCGGTCTGCCCGAACTGTTTTACATAGTCATCATCTTATGCGCGGTATTTGTCTGCTTCGAACTGGTATCCTTCATGATCGGGCTGCTCGTTTCGCGACGGATCACCACGGCGGTGCGCGGGCTGTACGAGGGAACGGAAGCCATTCGCTCCGGCAGGATGGACTTTCGCGTGGAAGAAAAAACGCGGGATCAACTCGGCGAACTCAGCCGCTCCTTCAACACCATGGCGCAGAGCATCGAGATGCTGATGAATGAGGAAAGAGAAAAAGAGCGTATCGAAACGGAACTGTCCATGGCCCGGGAGGTGCAGGCCCGTTTCATACCCAACGTACCGCCGCAGCGGGGCCCCCTCGAACTGGCCGGCGCCTGGATACCCGCCCGCACGGTCAGCGGCGACTACTATGACTTCATCGAACACCGGAATCGAACGCTGGACATCGTAGTCGGCGACATCTCGGGCAAGGGCATTTCGGCGGCGCTCATGATGGCCGGACTGCAGGCGTCCCTGCGATCCCAGGCGCTGGACCCGGCGCTGGAGGGAAGCCCGGAACGGCTGTCCAGGCTGATGTCCCGCCTCAACGTCTATCTGTGCCACAGCACGGCGCCGGAGCGTTTCGCCACGCTTTTCATCTGCACTTTCCACGCAGAAACATCCCGGCTGAATTACTGCTGCGCCGGGCACAACCCGCCCCTGCTCCTTCGCGAAGGCCGCGATGATATCACGCTGCTCGAAAACGGCGGTTGTCCGATCGGGCTGTTTCCGGAAGTGGAATTCGAAGAGTCCTCCATCCGCGTCGATCCGGGGGATCTTTTCGCGGTCTATACCGACGGCATTACGGATGCGCTCAACACGAAGGATGAAGATTTCGGGGAAGCGCGCCTCCGGCAGGTCCTGTCGCGAAACCGCAACAGGCCCAGCGAGGACATCCTGGACCGGATCCTCGCCTCCGTACGCGACTTCTCTCTGGGCGCGGAACAGTTCGACGACCAGACCGCCGTGATCGGCCGCGTGCGCTGA
- a CDS encoding creatininase family protein: MKGPPLPYRYDHYTWVELKEKVKEQPAVILPVGSTEDHGYHMPMDVDTFLVSSVCEGAAKLIPDEVLILPALPYGFEDHHMDFPGTITVRDDHLQDFVVDITRSVAHHGFRKILIVNGHGSNATILETASRRTVIETDAHCGTLNWWSMAQSTLWEIGDSELQSHADEIETSVYRYLNDDAIQMDKAVREVKIPVSKYYWRGWIRGKGASPLRMMDQWSRITESGVIGDATVATVEKGEKLYRAAAEELAALIREFRELPIEPRVDRH; this comes from the coding sequence ATGAAAGGCCCGCCCCTCCCCTACCGCTACGATCACTACACCTGGGTCGAGCTGAAAGAAAAAGTCAAGGAACAGCCCGCCGTCATCCTGCCCGTCGGTTCCACGGAAGACCACGGCTACCACATGCCCATGGACGTGGACACCTTCCTGGTGAGCAGCGTGTGCGAAGGCGCCGCGAAGCTCATTCCGGACGAGGTGCTGATCCTGCCGGCCCTGCCCTACGGCTTCGAAGACCACCACATGGACTTCCCCGGGACGATCACGGTGCGGGACGACCACCTGCAGGATTTCGTCGTGGACATCACCCGGAGCGTGGCCCACCACGGATTCCGGAAGATCCTCATCGTCAACGGCCACGGCTCCAACGCCACCATCCTCGAAACGGCGTCGCGGCGGACGGTCATCGAAACGGACGCCCACTGCGGGACGCTCAACTGGTGGAGCATGGCCCAGTCCACGTTGTGGGAGATCGGCGACTCCGAACTGCAGTCCCACGCGGACGAGATCGAGACCTCGGTCTACCGCTACCTCAACGACGACGCCATCCAGATGGACAAGGCGGTGCGCGAGGTGAAGATCCCCGTGTCGAAGTACTACTGGCGCGGCTGGATCCGTGGCAAGGGGGCCTCTCCCCTCCGCATGATGGACCAGTGGTCCCGGATCACCGAGTCCGGCGTCATCGGCGACGCTACCGTGGCCACGGTGGAGAAGGGTGAAAAGCTCTACCGGGCGGCGGCAGAAGAACTGGCCGCCCTGATCCGGGAGTTCCGCGAACTGCCCATCGAGCCCAGGGTCGACCGGCATTGA
- the dapA gene encoding 4-hydroxy-tetrahydrodipicolinate synthase has protein sequence MRGSIVPVVTPFKNGSLDLAGLAGLVEWQIRSGSHGVSVQGTTGEPGSLSLEERKEVIRAAAAAVDGRVPFVPGSASTNHEESIELSRFAQSMGADALLFIAPYYSRPGQEGIYRHFDALAKSVDLPVILYNIPGRTAVNIEIDTVARLKEANDNLIGVKESNKDFEHINRLLHRMGRDFLVYSGIELLCYPILAIGGAGFVSATGNLMPAEVARLYDLVQEGRWLDARELHYHMMTLNDAVFMEINPVPVKTALGMMGKISPEVRLPLAPLSEGNHEKLRGILEDYGLIS, from the coding sequence ATGCGCGGGTCGATCGTGCCGGTGGTAACACCTTTCAAGAACGGGTCGCTGGACCTGGCCGGCCTGGCCGGTCTGGTCGAATGGCAGATCCGGAGCGGGTCCCATGGCGTATCGGTGCAGGGGACGACGGGCGAACCGGGCTCGCTGTCCCTCGAGGAGCGCAAGGAAGTGATCCGCGCCGCGGCCGCTGCGGTGGACGGAAGGGTGCCCTTCGTACCGGGCAGCGCGTCCACCAACCACGAGGAGTCCATCGAACTCTCCCGCTTCGCCCAGTCCATGGGCGCCGACGCCCTGCTCTTCATCGCGCCGTACTACAGCCGGCCCGGCCAGGAAGGCATTTACCGTCATTTCGACGCATTGGCCAAATCCGTCGACTTGCCGGTTATCCTGTACAACATCCCCGGGCGCACAGCCGTCAACATCGAAATCGATACCGTGGCGCGGCTGAAGGAGGCCAACGACAATCTCATCGGCGTCAAGGAGTCGAACAAGGATTTCGAGCATATCAACCGGCTCCTGCACCGTATGGGCAGGGACTTCCTCGTATACTCCGGGATCGAACTGCTTTGCTATCCGATTCTCGCCATCGGCGGGGCGGGATTCGTGAGTGCCACGGGGAATCTGATGCCGGCGGAAGTGGCACGGCTGTACGACCTGGTACAGGAAGGGAGATGGCTGGACGCGCGCGAACTCCACTACCACATGATGACGCTCAACGACGCCGTGTTCATGGAGATCAACCCCGTGCCGGTCAAGACGGCCCTGGGCATGATGGGAAAAATCAGCCCGGAGGTCAGGCTGCCCCTGGCCCCGTTATCGGAAGGGAACCACGAAAAGCTGCGCGGGATCCTGGAGGACTACGGGCTTATCAGCTAG
- a CDS encoding protein-L-isoaspartate(D-aspartate) O-methyltransferase gives MKITRFEIPMMSVHKIRKINKLCVFLLLCGTVPVACAAEPDPSASPAAQAARPIRPVVPDTSWTPPRPRSVHERQDERNRMVEEILHKSPMVTDGAVLRAMLDAPRHVFVHEQTRRIAYEDTPLSIGLGQTISQPYIVAYMTELLEIDPTSKVLEIGTGSGYQAAVLAHLTPHVYTMEIIEPLLDRARGLLAEEGYDAIQTRHGDGYYGWPEAGPFDAIIVTCAAGHLPPLLWSQLKPGGRIVIPIGEMTGVQRLVVVRKTAGGKRTSRTVMSVRFVPMTGQAEQ, from the coding sequence ATGAAGATCACGCGGTTCGAGATCCCCATGATGTCCGTGCATAAAATTCGAAAAATCAACAAGTTATGCGTTTTTCTTCTGTTGTGTGGAACCGTGCCCGTCGCCTGTGCCGCGGAACCGGACCCCTCGGCTTCGCCGGCCGCCCAGGCCGCCAGGCCGATCCGCCCGGTCGTACCGGACACGTCCTGGACACCGCCGCGTCCCCGCTCCGTCCACGAGCGGCAGGACGAGCGGAACCGCATGGTCGAGGAGATCCTGCACAAGTCTCCCATGGTCACGGACGGGGCCGTGCTCCGGGCCATGTTGGACGCGCCCCGCCACGTGTTCGTCCACGAACAGACGCGGCGCATCGCCTACGAGGATACGCCCCTGTCCATCGGGCTCGGGCAGACCATCTCCCAGCCTTACATCGTGGCGTACATGACCGAGTTGCTCGAAATCGATCCGACGTCGAAGGTACTGGAGATCGGCACCGGATCGGGTTACCAGGCCGCGGTGCTTGCCCACCTTACGCCCCACGTGTACACCATGGAGATCATCGAACCCCTGCTGGATCGAGCCCGCGGCCTGCTCGCCGAGGAGGGCTATGACGCGATTCAGACGCGTCACGGCGACGGCTACTATGGCTGGCCGGAGGCGGGCCCCTTCGACGCCATCATCGTCACCTGCGCGGCCGGCCATCTTCCGCCACTCCTGTGGTCCCAGCTCAAGCCCGGCGGCCGTATCGTCATTCCCATCGGCGAGATGACGGGCGTGCAGCGGCTCGTCGTAGTACGCAAGACGGCGGGCGGAAAACGAACCTCCCGCACCGTCATGTCCGTGCGCTTCGTGCCCATGACCGGCCAGGCTGAACAGTGA
- a CDS encoding aspartate aminotransferase family protein has product MSQAALLERAERVLVGGSNGEFRLPPEANLVVSHGEGVTIHDTAGRAYIDFLLGSGPMILGHGHPDVVEAVTRQVSRGTTFMALNEPAIELAERVVEAAPCGEKIRLVVTGSESIQFALRAARSFTGKDRYLRFEGGWHGVSDSALHGARTLHPGAYPATAPDGGGIPRSWSADVLATPFNDVDQAVEVVEKHKGELAAILIEPLQRCILPRPGFFDAMRELATRHGIVLIFDEIVTGFRMAWGGAQERYGVTPDLAVYGKTISGGYPMAAICGRADVMDVMDGWRPADDPRRIIVSGTFNGYPVGAVAGLATLDVLERPGIYERLFAMGGRITREITAMGDRHSIPLLVGGEGPVLQVLFTDEREIIDYGSMFRADKQKAFVFGVEMIKRGLFVSPYEKIYLSLAHTDAHIDRLLQSAEEVLRDVIAKMD; this is encoded by the coding sequence ATGTCACAGGCTGCATTGCTGGAACGGGCCGAACGGGTCCTGGTCGGCGGATCAAACGGGGAATTCCGCCTCCCGCCGGAAGCCAACCTGGTAGTTTCCCACGGCGAGGGCGTGACGATTCACGACACCGCGGGAAGAGCGTACATCGACTTTCTCCTGGGCTCCGGTCCGATGATCCTGGGCCACGGCCATCCCGATGTGGTGGAGGCGGTGACCCGCCAGGTCTCGCGGGGAACGACGTTCATGGCCCTCAACGAGCCGGCTATCGAGCTGGCCGAAAGGGTAGTCGAGGCCGCCCCCTGCGGAGAGAAGATCCGCCTGGTGGTCACCGGTTCCGAATCGATCCAGTTCGCCCTGCGGGCCGCCCGGTCGTTCACGGGGAAGGACCGCTACCTCCGTTTCGAAGGGGGCTGGCACGGGGTGAGCGATTCTGCGTTGCATGGAGCCCGGACGCTGCATCCCGGCGCCTATCCCGCCACGGCGCCGGACGGCGGCGGCATTCCGAGGAGTTGGTCGGCCGACGTGCTGGCCACGCCCTTCAACGACGTGGACCAGGCCGTGGAGGTGGTGGAAAAACACAAGGGCGAGCTCGCCGCGATACTCATCGAGCCCCTGCAACGGTGCATCCTCCCCCGGCCGGGGTTCTTCGACGCGATGCGCGAACTGGCCACGCGCCACGGCATCGTCCTCATCTTCGACGAGATCGTCACGGGGTTCCGCATGGCCTGGGGCGGCGCCCAGGAACGCTACGGCGTGACGCCGGACCTGGCGGTCTACGGAAAGACCATCAGCGGCGGCTATCCCATGGCCGCCATCTGCGGACGCGCCGACGTGATGGACGTCATGGACGGCTGGCGACCGGCGGACGATCCGAGGCGGATCATCGTATCCGGCACCTTCAACGGCTATCCCGTCGGCGCCGTCGCCGGCCTGGCCACCCTTGACGTGCTGGAACGGCCGGGGATATACGAACGGCTCTTCGCCATGGGCGGTCGCATAACCCGGGAGATCACGGCCATGGGCGACCGCCATTCGATCCCCCTGCTCGTCGGCGGCGAAGGCCCCGTGCTCCAGGTGCTGTTCACGGACGAGCGGGAGATCATCGACTACGGGTCCATGTTCCGCGCCGACAAGCAGAAGGCCTTCGTCTTCGGCGTCGAGATGATCAAGCGCGGCCTCTTCGTGAGTCCCTATGAGAAGATCTACCTGTCCCTCGCGCACACGGACGCCCACATCGACCGGCTTCTGCAGTCGGCCGAAGAGGTGCTGCGGGACGTAATCGCGAAAATGGATTGA
- a CDS encoding nucleoside 2-deoxyribosyltransferase, giving the protein MTTFTVYFAGDLFDHKHLAGNAILADAVDRRSGGRYACVVPQDLEQATGRMVDIRNQDLMQVMACDLGLFNFDGTDLDSGTVVEFMTAKMLDIPTVLLRSDFRASGDQEREGDDWNLMCSFYPRTKKVQFNAMAWYQEARKADGPGGPGGPGGPPNRWKDRLYNRIADAVIEGLDAVRTVPSTFGDDEARIRTVYAWAARFPGSGFDALCGPEFIEQTIENKRRKGLL; this is encoded by the coding sequence ATGACCACTTTCACCGTGTACTTCGCCGGCGATCTGTTCGACCATAAGCATCTGGCCGGCAACGCCATCCTCGCCGACGCCGTCGACCGGCGGTCCGGGGGACGTTACGCCTGCGTCGTGCCCCAGGACCTCGAACAGGCCACGGGCCGGATGGTCGACATACGGAACCAGGACCTCATGCAGGTCATGGCCTGCGACCTGGGTCTGTTCAACTTCGACGGGACCGACCTGGACTCGGGCACGGTGGTGGAGTTCATGACGGCCAAGATGCTCGACATACCCACCGTCCTCCTGCGGTCGGATTTCCGGGCGTCCGGAGACCAGGAACGGGAAGGCGACGACTGGAATCTCATGTGTTCTTTCTATCCCAGGACGAAGAAGGTCCAGTTCAACGCCATGGCCTGGTACCAGGAAGCGAGGAAGGCGGACGGTCCAGGCGGTCCAGGCGGTCCAGGCGGGCCGCCGAACCGCTGGAAGGATCGGCTCTACAACCGGATCGCGGACGCCGTCATCGAAGGGCTGGACGCGGTACGGACCGTACCCTCCACCTTCGGCGATGACGAAGCGCGGATCAGGACCGTCTATGCATGGGCGGCGCGGTTTCCCGGCAGCGGATTCGACGCCCTGTGCGGACCCGAATTCATAGAGCAAACGATCGAAAACAAGCGCCGCAAAGGGCTGTTGTGA
- a CDS encoding histidinol-phosphate transaminase, translated as MPVTPYRLHYNENPLGPSPLVMDRIRSHLAGLSLYPPRDDEVLRTRLAEFYGRGVTPAHLFSTYSGSEALDLIARVYLEPGDEVIVCGPTFHVYARTAAWQGAKVVDAPLDNEDFSVRIDAVMQAVTDRTRLVYLGNPNNPTGSIVTRDDMERLHRSLPRDVTVVSDEVYHHFATHTDYPDTPADAVAGRNVIVLHSFSKVYGLAGLRVGVAISRPDIIERLARLRRTFHLGSLEMEAAVAAIGDQDHVARSVALAERGKKWLYAAFDRLKLTYWPSEGNFILFRTPVPADDLAARMADRGILVGSGSRFGLTHSIRVSVGLPEANQAFVSALEGILIDTGRP; from the coding sequence ATGCCGGTTACGCCCTACCGTCTGCACTACAACGAGAACCCGCTCGGTCCCTCTCCGTTGGTGATGGACCGGATCAGGTCCCACCTGGCCGGACTCAGTCTGTATCCGCCCAGGGACGATGAAGTGCTGAGAACCCGCCTCGCGGAGTTCTACGGCAGAGGCGTGACGCCTGCGCACCTGTTCTCGACTTACAGTGGCTCCGAAGCCCTGGATCTCATCGCGCGGGTATACCTGGAACCGGGCGACGAGGTCATCGTTTGCGGTCCGACATTCCACGTTTACGCCCGGACGGCCGCGTGGCAGGGCGCGAAGGTCGTCGACGCGCCGCTCGACAACGAGGATTTCAGTGTCCGGATCGACGCGGTCATGCAGGCGGTGACGGACCGGACGCGCCTGGTATACCTGGGCAATCCCAACAATCCGACGGGTTCCATCGTTACGCGGGACGACATGGAACGGCTTCACCGGAGTCTGCCGCGCGACGTCACCGTCGTATCCGACGAGGTATACCACCACTTCGCGACCCATACGGATTATCCGGATACGCCCGCAGATGCCGTAGCCGGGCGCAACGTGATCGTACTGCACTCTTTTTCGAAGGTCTACGGACTGGCGGGTCTTCGCGTCGGTGTGGCCATATCCCGTCCCGATATCATCGAACGCCTGGCGAGGCTTCGCAGGACGTTTCACCTGGGTTCGCTCGAGATGGAGGCGGCTGTCGCGGCCATCGGGGACCAGGACCACGTGGCACGGTCCGTGGCGCTGGCGGAGCGCGGCAAGAAGTGGCTTTACGCCGCCTTCGATCGATTGAAACTCACCTACTGGCCGAGTGAAGGCAACTTCATTCTGTTCCGCACGCCGGTCCCGGCCGATGACCTTGCGGCGCGCATGGCCGACCGGGGTATTCTCGTGGGTTCGGGCAGCCGTTTCGGCCTGACGCACAGCATCCGGGTCAGCGTCGGGCTCCCGGAGGCAAACCAGGCCTTCGTATCGGCGCTGGAGGGAATTCTGATCGACACAGGCAGGCCGTGA
- a CDS encoding LLM class flavin-dependent oxidoreductase yields the protein MKYGMFIMPFHDPVKPAAQCHDEDLELIVRCEELGFTEFWIGEHHTMKYENIVLPEAFIGKALAMTHTIRLGTAPTCLPYHHPAHVASRLAFMDQLSHGRLNLCFGPGSVTSDLELYKIDPKLNSAMAVESAEMILQIWSQDPPYHLKGRFWEIDLEENVDHDTLIGYIHKPLQRPHPPICAPGMSMNSSTMKTAGEKGWYPISANISTSNVVADNWRVYEQAALGAGRTPDRNDWRVCRSIFLADSKEEAAAKVRTNSLGKGFEYLGGLFDQGLGRKMLKRDPDMPDSECDLDYLMTEQIIHGDVDEVVRRLDLMREETGDFGTLILMGYDWDDKDSWLHSMDLFVNEVIPRMSA from the coding sequence ATGAAATACGGGATGTTCATCATGCCCTTCCACGACCCGGTCAAACCGGCGGCGCAGTGTCACGACGAGGACCTGGAGCTGATCGTGCGCTGCGAGGAACTGGGTTTCACCGAGTTCTGGATCGGCGAACACCACACCATGAAGTACGAGAACATCGTCCTGCCCGAGGCCTTCATCGGCAAGGCCCTGGCCATGACCCACACCATCCGGCTCGGCACGGCGCCCACCTGCCTGCCCTATCACCATCCGGCCCACGTGGCCAGCCGGCTGGCCTTCATGGACCAGCTCTCCCACGGGCGTCTCAACCTGTGCTTCGGTCCGGGCAGCGTGACGTCCGACCTCGAACTCTACAAGATCGATCCGAAGCTCAACAGCGCCATGGCCGTCGAATCGGCCGAGATGATCCTGCAGATCTGGAGCCAGGACCCGCCCTATCACCTGAAGGGCCGCTTCTGGGAGATCGACCTGGAAGAAAACGTGGACCACGACACGCTGATCGGCTACATCCACAAGCCGCTGCAGCGGCCCCACCCGCCCATCTGCGCACCGGGGATGAGCATGAACTCCTCCACCATGAAGACCGCCGGCGAGAAGGGCTGGTATCCGATCAGCGCCAACATATCCACGAGCAACGTGGTGGCCGACAACTGGCGGGTGTATGAGCAGGCGGCCCTGGGCGCCGGACGGACGCCCGACCGCAACGACTGGCGCGTCTGCCGCAGCATCTTCCTCGCCGACAGCAAGGAAGAAGCGGCAGCGAAAGTGCGCACCAACTCCCTGGGAAAGGGCTTCGAATACCTCGGCGGCCTCTTCGACCAGGGCCTGGGCCGGAAGATGCTCAAGCGGGACCCGGACATGCCCGATTCGGAATGCGACCTGGACTACCTGATGACGGAACAGATCATCCACGGAGACGTGGACGAGGTGGTCCGCCGGCTGGACCTGATGCGTGAGGAGACCGGCGATTTCGGCACGCTGATCCTCATGGGGTACGACTGGGACGACAAAGATTCCTGGCTCCACAGCATGGACCTCTTCGTGAACGAAGTCATACCGCGTATGAGCGCGTGA